ATTGTCCATATCTGCCACAATTTGACCGATTCTTACAATCTCGAACTTTTTCTAATTTTTTAATGATACGAGACCCTCGCGCGATGGTTGTATCTTTTGCATTTATGGTCCACAAAAGCAAAGAGGGAAAAACTGCCAATCTTGATAAAACAATTCTCAGCTTAATCAATGGCAATCAAAAAGATTATGTTCCTTGGGCTGTGGAGCAACACGAAATGTATCCACTGATATGGGAAATTGGATTATATAATTTTTATAAAATGTATCTTCCATGGGCCACATCAAAAAAATTTATGCTTATAAAATTTGAAGATCTTATTGGGGAAAAAGGGGGAGGCTCAACTCAAAAACAAGTTCAAACCATCATGAACATAGGACAACACTTAGGCGTGAAAATGACTCCACAAAAAACTCAAACGCTTGTAGATAACCTTTTTGGTGGAACTTGGACATTTAGAGAAGGCCAAATAGATTCATGGAAAAACTATTTCACCCCAGAAATCAAACATGCTTTTAAAAAAAATAAAGACCTCACCAAACTCTTGATTGAGTTGGGATATGAACAAGATATTAACTGGTAAAACAACAATAGACTTGAAGCTTTATCGCTTGAGTCTAATTTTGAACAGAAGGAGATTTTAATGTTTTTATTTATACGGCTGAAAGTAATCATCTATCTTATATGCGCTTCATTTTTTTTAAGTACTCAAGCAGATAATGAACAACAGATACCTCCAACTATTCAAAATATCTACACAAAAGCTCATCTTCCAATTAGAACTATACGCTATGGAAATGGAAGTGGGAATGTATTACTCATTTGTATACCCAAGTGCGGAACTCATTTACTCACAAAATGCATATCATTATTTAAAGAAGATGGACTTTCTCTTAATTATAAAAAAGAGATAAAGCCACCACCAGCACGCTTAGCTCAAATCAGAAAACTCAACCGACATATGCCTCCCAACCACTATAAAGGTGAATTTTACCCTGGATACTTAGGAGCATCTCCTTATAGTTTAATAAGTAGATTAACCATGAAAACATCAAATCGCAGACTGTTATGGACACATAATGTTCATAATACTCGATTTGAAAATGCTCTGGTAAAAATTAATACGGCAAATTTTTTAATGATACGAGACCCTCGAGCAATGGTTGTTTCATTTGCTTTTATGATCCACAAAAGCTTTGAAGGTAAGACTGCTAATTTTCAGAATATTCTTACAGATTTGATTACAGGAAGAAAACAACATTACATCAGATGGGGAGTAGAGATTCAACAAGCTTATCCACTCCTTTGGGAAGTAGGATTAGCAAAGTTTTATGAATTGTACCTTCCTTGGATTAAGGCAAAAAACTTTATGCTCATTCGCTTTGAAGATCTTGTTGGTGGAAAAGGTGGTGGATCAGACGCCAAGCAGCTTGAAGCTATGATTAATATCGGAAAACATATAAATATTAACATGAACGAACAGCAAATCAAAAACGTTATTAATAATCTTTATGGTGGAACATGGACCTTCAGAGAGGGGCAAATTGACTCATGGAAGAAATACTTCACCCCGGAAATTAAATCTTTATTCAAAAGCCAACCAGGCCTCAATCAACTCCTTATCAAGCTTGGCTATGAAAAAGATACTAATTGGTAAATAAAAACCTTACAGAAAAGTTGTTCCTATGAAAAACAAAATACTTTTTTACTCCGTTGTTGTTTCTTTTTTTAGCTTTTATAATTATGCCCATTCACTGCATGACATAAATCTTATTGGCTATTTAAATAACTACGACAGCCTTGCACGACACACATCAAGTTTTATTAACACACTCCCTCAATCTTTAAAAATAAATATTTTTAAAACGAAGAGATGTTCAGGCAAAGGACTTCCAGAAAGACATCAGAAAATAATTGCTTCAGGTATTAATTTATTTAATAAGCAAGAGCTCAAGCTTCTCTTAGCAAAAGGCCTTCACCTGTCTGGCATATCGATATACACCGATAGTTGGTGGCATAGTAATGAATGGAATAACTATAAATCAGTACCAAATAACAGCATTAAATTCGCATATTGCGTCGTAGAATCGACAAAGGTTCCAAAAGATATCGTTGAAAAGTTTAATAAAAATTTTGATGCGGTTATTGTTGTTGATGAATGGTTTGTTGATGTTTGTAAAAACTCTGGCGTCACTATTCCAGTGTTTGCATTACCGCTTGCGTTGGACTCAGACCTAAACTCACTCCTATCAAGACCTTTAAAGAAAAAACGTAATAGCCCATTTACCTTTGGGTGCTCCGGATTATTTAGCCCACGAAAAAACCAAACACTCCTCATGAGAGCTTTTGATCAAGAATTTAGAGATGATCAAGATGTTCATTTAATTATACATGGAAAAAGTGAGCGCTATTTCAAAAAAATTGAACAGCTCGCACGCCACTTGCGTCACCCTGGCATCAAACTTTTTAGAAAAAATCTACCACGAACAGAATACGAAAACTTTATTGCAAACTTAAGCTGCTATGCATTAATCTCAAAAGGTGAAGGTTTTTCGATAACGCCGCGAGAAGCTCTTGCCGCTGGAGTTCCTTGCATTCTTTCAAATAATACCGGACATAAAGTAATTTGTGATGCAAATGTTGTGTATTCTGTTGCATCAAATATCCAAGAACCTACCTTTATTTTTGTAGGCAATAAACTTTCAAAAATGGATGGAATGCAGTTTAACTGCCATATCAGAGATGTGAGAAAAGCATTGCGAGACGTTTACAATAATTATGAGAATTATCTTAAACGGGCACAAAGTGGGCGTGATTGGGCTAAAAAATATCTTGCCGAAAATCTAAAATGGAGATATCTCAATCTTGTTAACCCTAAAAAAGTTATTCTAGGATCTCAAAATAAAATCACTGATGATTTTTTCATGACAAATTCAAAAGCTCTTTTCAGTAAATACCAAGAGCTATGCGGAAAAAATGCTCAGTATGAGATATTAATAAAATAAGAAAAATGATTTTTTCTGAAATTTCCTTAAACCATGAGTTTTGAATATGCAAAAATATCTTTTTGTTTCACTGCTTGCGTTACTTCCATTGAGTATTCCTAGCGCTTTATTATCGTATGATATAAATCTTATTGGTTTTCTTAACGACATTCAAAGCATTTCTCGACACACATCCAGCTTCATAAGCTGTTTGCCTGATACTGATTCAATAAAGCTTTTTCAAACAAATAAATGCTCGCCTAAAGATCTGACTGCTGCTCAAAAAAAAATACTTCAACACAGTATTGATTTAAAAGATAAATTCAATCTATCACAGCTTATTAATAATGGACTTCGCCTTTCAGGCATAACCATATGTACTGAACACTGGTGGAATAAGACCAATTGGAGGGCGTATAAAGCTATTCCTGATGATAGCATTATTAAGTACCATTATTGTGTCACTGAAAGAACTAAGCTTGCTTCAGAATGGATCGCCAAACTTAATAGTAACTTTGATGCTCTTATTGTTGCGGATGATTGGCTGATTGATATTTACAAAAGCTCAGGGGTAAAATTACCAATATTTACATTACCATTGGCACTGGACTTACATTCACTCTTATCAAGACCAATTAAACGATCTGTTAAAAAGCATTTCACCTTTGGTTTTTCTGGAATATTTTACCCAAGAAAAAATCAAAAACTTCTTATTAATGCGTTTCATGAAGAATTTAAAAATGAACCGAATGTTCAACTTGTGCTACAAGGACGACATACTGGAGCTAGCTACATCAAAGAAATACAAGATCTTTTAAGCAGTCTAAACAACAAAAATATTACGATCATACAAAAGAAATTTTCTCGCCAAGAATATGAAAATTTCCTGGCAAAAATTGACTGCTATGTGCTTCTTTCAAAAGGCGAAGGCTTTTCAATAACCCCACGGGAGGCGCTTGCCTTGGGCACTCCATGCATTCTTTCAAATAATACTGCACACAAAGTTATTTGTGAGAGCGGTTGCGCATACCCTGTAGCTGCAAATATCATACGATCCTCGTTTTGCTATATAACAGGACACTACCTTGGACATGACTTCAATTGCACAATAAAAGATGCACGTAAGGCTTTGCGGGAGGTTTATGAAAATTATAACCGCTATACAGAGCAAGCAAAGCATGGACGCGCATGGGTTCAACAATATTTACCCGAAAATTTAAGTACAAAATATCTTAATTTAGTTAAACCAAAGAAGGTAATCCTTGGTAATGAAAACAAAATTACCGAAAACTACCTCATGACTAATTCAAAGGTAATTTTCGGTAAATATCGTAAGCTCTGCGGATCAAGCGATACACTATTTGAGGTTGCAAAATAATTACTCACTCTATTCTTTCACTAACCCCTGCTCGCAATTCCAGCTCTTACTCTGGCATGCATGCCACCAATGCGAATAGGACCATTCCTCAAAGTTGGGGGAAGCGGTTTTTATTACCACAAAAGAGTCAAATAAAAAATCACATGGAACATGCTGCTCTGTACTACAAAAGGTCGTTGAGGCTGTTGCACTAAAAAGTGTGTTTACAAGGCCACCCCACGAACGCACAAGCCCTTTGTTTTCAACAAGCTCCTGATAAAGCTTGCCATGATGTTGGTGCCCACGCATAACAGCATGCACACCAACAGATCGATTTTTACAATCAAGGAGTGCTCTGGTTATATTTTTACCAAGCGTCCATGAGCGCGTCATGCGCAAAGCGTCTGGATCTTGGGCATACACATCAAAGTCATGCCACAGGAAGCCAAACTTTTTAAGCCACAAATCGGGGGACATATTTTTTTCATCAATCCAGCGCATGCCCTTTTTTAAAGCTTTGTTTTTTGTAAGAACAAAGTCTTGCTGTTGCCGTGTACCGAACTGGAGTGATTCAATTTTTTTTCCAAAAAAACTCTTGTATTTAAGTTCTTCAATTTTTTGAAATTCAATTTTTTCAGATCCTAATAATAATTCAGATGGATCAAAGCCAACATCTGGACCGCCGTGACAACACAAAATAAAGTCTTGCTCTCCCTGATCATTCTTGCAACCAATGTAGTTTGCCATAGGGAGAAGGTTGAAAAATCGTTCGATAGCTGAGATATCGCATCCACTACCATATTTAACATGCGCTTCCTGCCCAAAGCCCCAAATACGATTAACTGCGACGTTTTCGTGATTACCTCGCACAATAAATACTCGCTCTGGATTTGCAATTTTCAGCTTCATCAAAAGATATAAAACCTCCAAGCTGTAGGCACCTCGATCAACGTAATCACCAAGAAACGTGAGATAAAAATATGGATGATCTTGTGCAATAGAAAAGTCATCACACAAATAACCCAACGCGCATAAATGTTTGAGACAACGCACTAATGAATGAGCTGAGCCATGCAAGTCTCCCCATAATGCAATTTCGCTTGCTGGGGAAACAATTGTTTTTTGAACATAAGGAAGAAAGTAGTTACTGGCAGAGACATTCTGTTTAGATGGAGTCATACGCCTGTGTAGCCATTTTTGCTGGCTACACAGATTTTCTGTTAATACTGGGATACATTTTTTTATTAGTGCCAAAAATTCTTGCTGAGAAAAAATAGGTCGTAATGATTTATGACGCTTAAAAGATACACGCTCTGGTTGCTGCATTAACACCTGTTCAAAATTTGACAGCATGCTCAAGTCATGAGCATAAACAACGGCACTTGATAGGAAAACGACTAACAAAAGAACTATCCATAAGAATACCTTTTGTTTATCAAAAATTCTGCTCAACATTAAGCTCGCCCCCCCTTACTCACTCGAATCATCTTTGCATAAATCTTTGCAAATGCTGGAAGAGCAATCGCTTTGACATTTGCAAAGTCATCCGCGCTCACCAAAATTCCGGTAAAGCCAGGTTGCTTCACAGAAATAGTTTTGTGTTTTTCAGTTAATGATCCATGATCACTCAGTGATTTATGAGGAATCTTCCAGTAAGCTCCAAGAATATTCACATACACCTTACCTTGATCATGACGAGCAACCCAAACGATGCGCATTGAAGGGTCATAAACTTTACTTTTAATCGTTAGAGGTTTTGAAGGTTCATAGGCTTCAACCATAAATTCATCGTTGCGGTCCAAGTTCCAATATTCATATAATTTCGTCTTAATCGGCATAACGCCAAGATTTTTTCCCTTACCCGATGCTTTTGATTGATAACCGAGCAAAACTCTCTTGAGTTCTTTATCAAGATTATCGTTATCGGTAATAATTATTCCATTACTTCTGCCTGAATTAACCGGCTTAATAACAAACATTTCTGATTCAAGATCTTTGCAAATTTTTTGGGCCAGACCTTGAGAGTAATTCTTTTTGTACACGCCCCATTTTGGTTTATATTGAGCAAGTTCTTTATCCGATAACAACTGAGCAAGTACTTTTTTATCAGCGGCATAAGTCCATGAAGCTTCATCAAGTACTAAAAAATCCTGATGTTTTTTCTTAAACGTATTGAGCATACTTTGATGAACAGGTGAGCGATTATCATTATAAACGTAGATAATAATTCCCTTATAAGATCCTAAATCACTGATAGAGCTGCTTTTTTTAGTCGCAGCAAGTTGATTAAAAAATCGATCTTTTTCAAGCGCTCGCAACGTCGAAGCATGACGTCCGCCCATGGCAATAAACTGAGTCCAAGCATATGATTTACCTAGGATAGATTCACCTTTAACATCAGCTTGATTAACCCGAGGCTTCATGCCGACGAACCAAACAGGCAAGCCTAATTGAGGTAAAGAGTTCCAAAATAAATTCCAGTAAGGCTTAACCATTCGCTCAACTTTTCCATTGATCAAAATTTCACCGGGAGCTGTGCCTGAATTTTTTGCTTCTCCAAATTCGCAAATCTTAAGCGCGCCTTCTCGATACTTAACATCTGCAAACATGTAGGTGACATCTGCTCGTTTACCAATACAATCTTTACAATCAAGAACATACGTTTCATCTAAAAAAGATAAATACTTATGCTCAATGCCTTTAAGGGAAAGCGATGGCACACGCGATGATAATGAAAATAAACTGCTGAAAATCAAAAAGTAGGCGAATAAATTACTCGCAAAAAGAATTCTGCTCTTCATGAAAAATCTCCTTTTTTACAAACCTCACATTACCCTTTTTATGGGAAAAGTTTTGATCATAAAAAAAGGAGAGTCAACAAGTGCTTGTAAAGCAAACAGTTTGAGCAGTTTATTCAAATCAGTTTACATGAAAAGTCATGCAATTTTTACAAATCGACGAATAAACATGCTCGCAATCCCAATAAACAAAATTGCTGCAAATGAGAATGAAACGCCGGAGTTAATAATCCGAAGGAGCGCCAGTGACAACACACATAATGAACTTGCAATACCTAACTGAGGAATCCATGCAGGCATAGAAGTAGCTTTAAACCATTTCACTGCGCTCAGAGCAGCAAGTGTTGTGAAAAAATATGAAACAACCTGAGCAAAAACAGTCATATTTTGTAAAGAAATTTGATCGGTTGTAATGGCAAGAAAAGCACATGAAATAGCTCCATGCGCCAATAAGCTTCCCCAGGGAACATTGTTTGCACTCACTCGAGTCAAAAATGATTTAAAAGGTAAGTGATTGTTATTTGCTAACGTAAAAAGATTCCAACAATTGCTCGTCAATATTCCAAAACAGGTTCCCAAGATCGCAACAAATACCATTGCTCCAAAACAAGATCCAAAAATTGGATTCAACGGCATAGCAACCTCAAAAAGCTTATTCAAGGGTGAGTCGATTATTTGTAAAGATAGACCTAAAACTCCAAAAACCGCTAATTGAAAAAGCAGGCTTAATGTAGCGACAACGCCAAACGATGTAAGAATAACTCGCTTAATATTTCTCTTAGAATCTTGAATCAGATGACCAACAGCACAAATCATTTCAAATCCAAGAAAAGCAAAAACTGCTATTGGAAGCGAAAGAAAGACATTTCCAAGGTCAGTAAAAACAACCTGAAAATTGTTTCCATTAAAAAGTGTAAAGCCAACTGCAAAGGCTGCTAAAAGCGGAATTATGCGCATAGCAGTAAAAATATATTGCGAACGACCGCCAATAAAAACACCTGCTAAATTAAGCCCGATGAGTAAAAAAATAAGAGCAAAATCACACACCAAAATGGGAATGTTTGCCAAAGCTGGAATAGCACCTTGTAGAAATTGCATAAATTTATGCGCCATAAGTGCCGCGGAACTTGTTTTGCCAACAAAATAACTCCAGCAGCTTAAAAAGCCAAAAACTGGTCCTAAATACGAACGACCAAAAACATATATCCCACCGGAAACTGGATGCAAACGAGCAAGTTCAGCGGTACAGTAAATAATTGGCAGTAAAACTATAGCTGCAAGAATATACCCCACAAAACCAAGTGGACCTGCAATAATGGTTAACGGTTTTGGATTGATAAAAAGCCCAGCACCAACCATTGAATTAAGACAAATAAGCGTGGCAATAAAAGGCCCTATCTTGTTTTTTGCATGCATACCTGCAAGCCCTTTCTACAAAAAAAATTATATCTGTATGTGCTCGCGTAAGATCATCTATGTAAGATTATCAAAAACTCCACTTCTGGAAGAAAGAATATTCTATTGACAAGAATTTCGATCATTTCTTCCAAAAAGTATCACGAGCGCCAGCAGTTTGCAAGCATCGCCAATGATAAATGGATAGAGCCCAGCCTTAAGCACATGAGCTGTTGGAACAAAGATCCAGAGCTGCGCGAGGCCACATCCAAAATAAATAATCGCACAACAAAAGAGTTTGGCCAGTAAGAGAGGCCGAGAATGTGAATTTACTGAGCGCATGAGACACAACAACATTGCAAGACCAAATCCGAAAGTATAACCTCCCGTTGGACCAAATAGGTAAGAAACCCCTGCACGCAAACCAAGAAAAACCGGAATTCCTGAAGCACCCTGCATCAAATACAATCCATATGCATACACAGCATGAATCCCTAAAAGGTGAGCCGCTACCAGTAATGGAAAGGGGTTAAGTACCAAGGGGACTAACGTAAAGGGAAGCGGAATAACCACCTGTGCACCAAGTGCGAAAATCCATGAAAGTGCAAAATATCCAGCAGTTCGGTGTGAAATAGAAGCCTGATCAAACCACTGTTTGATCGCGGCAGTATCGCAGATTGTAATCAAATTTTTAACACATGAAATCATTACTTTCTCCTTGAAATAGGCCTGAGGTTTATCCGGTCAATTGTGCGCCAGAGTAGCACAAGCAAAAACCTCATGCAAAAGGGCTACTCTTAACAGAGAGAGACAGGCTCTTCTTTACAAATTTTCATTCACCTTTTAAAATTGAACACGTAGTTTTTATGAGATAATCAAGGCAAATGTTACTATTTAGGAGTTTTTTGTATGGATGTGATTCATTACTTTCTTATTTTTTCTGGAATTTCAGCAATCGGCCTTGCGCTGACTGCCGCTATTTTTGCAAAAATATCTCAGTTCAAAAACACTGATGCAAGATCAGCTCATATTGCACTGCTTATTCGCAATGGAGCAATGACTTTCTTACGCAAAGAATACTCTGTACTAGCAATTGTTATTATTGTTGCCGCAATTATTCTCACGCTGGCGTTTGACACAACATGCGCTCTTTCTTACACCTGCGGTGCTCTTTCTTCAATGCTTGCAGGATTTATTGGTATGAAGGCTGCAACCAGAGCTAACGAAGCAACAACGATTGCTGCTCGTGACCAAGGTGAACGCGCTGCGTTTCTGACCGCATTACTTGGCGGTTCAGTCATGGGCTTTACCGTAGCAACCATGGGCCTCTTCTTCTTGGGTCTGTTATTTTATTTGTTTGCAACTTCTATTCACTTCAACTTTGTTCAAGTTCTGACCTGCTTTGGCTTGGGTGCAAGCTCTATCGCTTTGTTTGCACGTGTTGGTGGCGGTATTTTTACCAAAGCTGCTGACGTTGGTGCAGATTTGGTTGGAAAAATTGAAATGGATATTCCTGAAGACGACCCACGCAACCCTGCAGTTATTGCGGATAACGTTGGTGACTGCG
The Candidatus Dependentiae bacterium genome window above contains:
- a CDS encoding sulfotransferase domain-containing protein, with protein sequence MFSSRSLKMFAFAAFSLNLLTLQAQVTNQGIYQKKSSFQLKNQSTQDRVLCVTIPKCGTHLLVKCITELNIPGLSYNYTKEAKTTSIQRIRKINKRPPPNHFKGVYYDTLKGILPKILTSNLIHRTPQKLFFTHCPYLPQFDRFLQSRTFSNFLMIRDPRAMVVSFAFMVHKSKEGKTANLDKTILSLINGNQKDYVPWAVEQHEMYPLIWEIGLYNFYKMYLPWATSKKFMLIKFEDLIGEKGGGSTQKQVQTIMNIGQHLGVKMTPQKTQTLVDNLFGGTWTFREGQIDSWKNYFTPEIKHAFKKNKDLTKLLIELGYEQDINW
- a CDS encoding sulfotransferase domain-containing protein, translating into MFLFIRLKVIIYLICASFFLSTQADNEQQIPPTIQNIYTKAHLPIRTIRYGNGSGNVLLICIPKCGTHLLTKCISLFKEDGLSLNYKKEIKPPPARLAQIRKLNRHMPPNHYKGEFYPGYLGASPYSLISRLTMKTSNRRLLWTHNVHNTRFENALVKINTANFLMIRDPRAMVVSFAFMIHKSFEGKTANFQNILTDLITGRKQHYIRWGVEIQQAYPLLWEVGLAKFYELYLPWIKAKNFMLIRFEDLVGGKGGGSDAKQLEAMINIGKHININMNEQQIKNVINNLYGGTWTFREGQIDSWKKYFTPEIKSLFKSQPGLNQLLIKLGYEKDTNW
- a CDS encoding glycosyltransferase family 4 protein is translated as MKNKILFYSVVVSFFSFYNYAHSLHDINLIGYLNNYDSLARHTSSFINTLPQSLKINIFKTKRCSGKGLPERHQKIIASGINLFNKQELKLLLAKGLHLSGISIYTDSWWHSNEWNNYKSVPNNSIKFAYCVVESTKVPKDIVEKFNKNFDAVIVVDEWFVDVCKNSGVTIPVFALPLALDSDLNSLLSRPLKKKRNSPFTFGCSGLFSPRKNQTLLMRAFDQEFRDDQDVHLIIHGKSERYFKKIEQLARHLRHPGIKLFRKNLPRTEYENFIANLSCYALISKGEGFSITPREALAAGVPCILSNNTGHKVICDANVVYSVASNIQEPTFIFVGNKLSKMDGMQFNCHIRDVRKALRDVYNNYENYLKRAQSGRDWAKKYLAENLKWRYLNLVNPKKVILGSQNKITDDFFMTNSKALFSKYQELCGKNAQYEILIK
- a CDS encoding glycosyltransferase, giving the protein MQKYLFVSLLALLPLSIPSALLSYDINLIGFLNDIQSISRHTSSFISCLPDTDSIKLFQTNKCSPKDLTAAQKKILQHSIDLKDKFNLSQLINNGLRLSGITICTEHWWNKTNWRAYKAIPDDSIIKYHYCVTERTKLASEWIAKLNSNFDALIVADDWLIDIYKSSGVKLPIFTLPLALDLHSLLSRPIKRSVKKHFTFGFSGIFYPRKNQKLLINAFHEEFKNEPNVQLVLQGRHTGASYIKEIQDLLSSLNNKNITIIQKKFSRQEYENFLAKIDCYVLLSKGEGFSITPREALALGTPCILSNNTAHKVICESGCAYPVAANIIRSSFCYITGHYLGHDFNCTIKDARKALREVYENYNRYTEQAKHGRAWVQQYLPENLSTKYLNLVKPKKVILGNENKITENYLMTNSKVIFGKYRKLCGSSDTLFEVAK
- a CDS encoding serine/threonine protein phosphatase; translation: MLSRIFDKQKVFLWIVLLLVVFLSSAVVYAHDLSMLSNFEQVLMQQPERVSFKRHKSLRPIFSQQEFLALIKKCIPVLTENLCSQQKWLHRRMTPSKQNVSASNYFLPYVQKTIVSPASEIALWGDLHGSAHSLVRCLKHLCALGYLCDDFSIAQDHPYFYLTFLGDYVDRGAYSLEVLYLLMKLKIANPERVFIVRGNHENVAVNRIWGFGQEAHVKYGSGCDISAIERFFNLLPMANYIGCKNDQGEQDFILCCHGGPDVGFDPSELLLGSEKIEFQKIEELKYKSFFGKKIESLQFGTRQQQDFVLTKNKALKKGMRWIDEKNMSPDLWLKKFGFLWHDFDVYAQDPDALRMTRSWTLGKNITRALLDCKNRSVGVHAVMRGHQHHGKLYQELVENKGLVRSWGGLVNTLFSATASTTFCSTEQHVPCDFLFDSFVVIKTASPNFEEWSYSHWWHACQSKSWNCEQGLVKE
- a CDS encoding APC family permease, with the protein product MHAKNKIGPFIATLICLNSMVGAGLFINPKPLTIIAGPLGFVGYILAAIVLLPIIYCTAELARLHPVSGGIYVFGRSYLGPVFGFLSCWSYFVGKTSSAALMAHKFMQFLQGAIPALANIPILVCDFALIFLLIGLNLAGVFIGGRSQYIFTAMRIIPLLAAFAVGFTLFNGNNFQVVFTDLGNVFLSLPIAVFAFLGFEMICAVGHLIQDSKRNIKRVILTSFGVVATLSLLFQLAVFGVLGLSLQIIDSPLNKLFEVAMPLNPIFGSCFGAMVFVAILGTCFGILTSNCWNLFTLANNNHLPFKSFLTRVSANNVPWGSLLAHGAISCAFLAITTDQISLQNMTVFAQVVSYFFTTLAALSAVKWFKATSMPAWIPQLGIASSLCVLSLALLRIINSGVSFSFAAILFIGIASMFIRRFVKIA
- a CDS encoding biotin transporter BioY, whose amino-acid sequence is MISCVKNLITICDTAAIKQWFDQASISHRTAGYFALSWIFALGAQVVIPLPFTLVPLVLNPFPLLVAAHLLGIHAVYAYGLYLMQGASGIPVFLGLRAGVSYLFGPTGGYTFGFGLAMLLCLMRSVNSHSRPLLLAKLFCCAIIYFGCGLAQLWIFVPTAHVLKAGLYPFIIGDACKLLALVILFGRNDRNSCQ